One genomic window of Dryobates pubescens isolate bDryPub1 chromosome 17, bDryPub1.pri, whole genome shotgun sequence includes the following:
- the PGPEP1L gene encoding pyroglutamyl-peptidase 1-like protein, with amino-acid sequence MDSNSSTVVVTGFGPFRQYLVNSSWEAVKELSKRGLGENINLHIMQLPVVYQKAKEQVFKIWTTLQPLLTVHVGLASSAKALIILEQCGKNKGYQEMDVCGLHPEGGCCILDGPEQIESTINMKTLWKNISLEGIDIIFSRDAGRYICDYTYYTSLYYGNGRAAFIHVPPLSTAVTADFLGKALQTIILEMLKQCGEQQKMDHVGKNMRISSNTITS; translated from the exons ATGGATTCAAATTCCAGCACTGTGGTTGTGACTG gttTTGGCCCCTTTAGACAATATCTGGTTAATTCCAGCTGGGAAGCAGTGAAG GAACTGTCCAAGAGAGGCCTTGGTGAAAACATCAATCTCCATATCATGCAGCTGCCAGTGGTTTACCAGAAAGCAAAAGAGCAAGTCTTCAAGATATGGACAACTCTTCAGCCACTG CTTACTGTTCATGTTGGGCTGGCTTCATCTGCCAAAGCACTCATCATCCTTGAGCAGTGTGGGAAGAACAAAGGCTACCAAGAGATGGATGTTTGTGGGCTTCACCCAGAAGGTGGCTGTTGCATACTAGATGGCCCAGAACAGATTGAATCTACAATTAATATGAAGACTCTCTGGAAAAACATCTCACTGGAAGGGATTGATATAATCTTCTCCAGAGATGCAGGAAG GTACATCTGTGATTACACCTACTACACCTCTCTGTACTATGGCAATGGCAGAGCTGCCTTCATCCATGTGCCTCCATTATCCACGGCGGTAACAGCAGACTTTCTAGGAAAAGCATTACAGACAATTATCTTAGAAATGTTAAAGCAGTGTGGGGAACAGCAAAAGATGGATCATGTAGGGAAAAACATGAGGATTTCTTCAAATACAATTACCTCTTAA